From Aphis gossypii isolate Hap1 unplaced genomic scaffold, ASM2018417v2 Contig01133, whole genome shotgun sequence:
aactaaaaaaaaatttgtaattaaaaatgttgccagataaataaattaccatttaCACTTTACAGTCAtagatgatttattaaataattattaagtaaatcaaCAACATttgctgaaaaatattttttcattgtgtACCATGCTGTAACCctagtttaaaacaataatttaaaaaacaatttgaactGTTGCTAGTTTTAACTCTTTTGATGGCCATAAGTGGTTAACTTGTgtattatgatacataaattgataattatagaattatgtaatatacaatttcttgaatattatgtaacaaataaacatacttattaaatgtatataatataaataatcatttttatttttagatcaaCTTATAGATACAGATGCATTGAAATCTATGAAGAGCAAACATAtaggattattattaacaaacttTCCACTtggaatacatattaaatttgaaaaacatttagaagagtatcaaaaaaatcaaggaCAACAACTCgatatttcaatattgaaacctaaattaataactgaaaCTCCAGTccaaaatttaactttacaaAATACTAAGCCACCAGCAGTTGGATTTGATCTAAATgacattttaatcaaaagtACTCAAGGTTCAatgataatagattattactataaacaaaaaaagttaaatgaaTCGTCTCGCTCTTTATTGGTggaaataatcataaatgatctaattaaaaaaaacagaacCATGACAATAGATTTAGCCGATAATATATCGAATGCCATTGTCAAATCATTTCCAACAGAAATAAAGGTAAGAACTTTGTAAACCATCaactaaactatataataaaactggtTTAaagtattactttaataaagcttgataaattttactaattattttattaatttataggatgtatatttcttaaaagatTTTTCTTGTAAAGCACCAAAGGGAAAAGTTTATGCCAAATATTTCAACACAATGAAAAGACTCAAAGATGTTGGTTTAAAATCTACCAAAAAGATATTTgaggataaaaatattttaagtagatCTCAAGATCAAgtggatttttatttgaacggtgggttatgattattatttttacatataatcatttaaataattggcatacaaatttacaataactattaattaattgatataagtgaatacaaattttactGTTAAgtaatatagaattttaaaatatttaaaacaaagtgTGTaagaatcaaaataatttgatattttgtttttaattgcattCACTTAAGACAGGCACCGGCAACCCGCGGCCCGCGGGCCGCATGCGGCCCTCGGAACTTTTTGTTGCGGCCCTCCAAATATAATtcaaggtatttaaaattttaattttgtagcttaaattattataaaatatataaataatatttaatcaatgcgAGATAAGCTATGATCGAAAACGTAATCTAatcttatgtaatatatatatcttcgAATACGACAAATACGTATTGGTTATGGCCTTAGTGGCTTAGTGCAGTTCGTTTCGAATCATTCCAACGtgaagtttaaatttcaactgttttataataacctaTCAATTCAATGtcaaaaaaacgtaaaattagTAATGAACATCGTACATTCAACGAATCATGgacagatttatatttttttatcgaaaataaaggtaaactattatgtttaatttgcaaaaaaaccattttaactGTAAAAGAGTATAATGTTAAACGTCACTATGAAACAgagcataaattaaaatttgacacTCTCACTGGTGATCTTAGacagattaaaataaacaattttaaaagttcattAACTAGTcaacaaaatagttttaaattacaacataatCAAAACGAATCAGGAGTACGAGCTAGTTTCGTAGTTGCTGAAATGATAGCCAAGTGTAATCGTCCATTCAACGACTctgagtttataaaaaaatgtatgttagccgttgtaaatgaaatatgccctgagaaaaaaaaacaatttgaagaCATCAGTCTCTCAGCTAGGACCTGTGTTAGACGTACCGAAGAGTTaggaacaaatttaatattcaaactgAAAGAAAAAGTTTCtaaatttgattgtttttcTATCGCAACTGACGAAAGTACTGATGTTTGTGATACTGctcagttattaatatttattcgaggaattgattttaatttcaatatttctgaAGAATTAGCTGAATTATGTAGTTTGAAGGGAACTACAACGGGAGAAGACTTATTTATCGAAATtgacaaaacatttaaaaaacttggATTAAGTTGGAACAAACTAGTTAGTGTTACTACAGACGGTGGTAGAAATATGAGTGAATTAATAAAGGATTAATTGGGAGAATAAATGCGAAAATGGTGGAAGAAAGACATGAAGCACCTATGATATTTCATTGCATCATACATCAAGAGGCATTATGTTGCAAAGTTTTAGCATGGAAAGATGTAATGAATATTGTAGTATCGACGGTTAACTACATACGCAAAAATGCGTTGGCACATCgtcaattcaaaatatttttggaagaATGCGATGCTGAATATGgggatgtaatatatttttccgaAGTAAGGTGGTTGAGTAGAGGTGTGGTTTTGAaacggttttttattttacgaaatgaaataaatatttttatgtcagAAAAAGGTAAAATTGTACCAGAATTATCAAATGAAAAGTGGGTTCTTAATCTGGCATTTTTAACTGATATAACAACTTTATTAAATGAGCTGAATACAAAACTGCAAGGTAAAGACAAATTGTTGTCAgatatgtattcaaatataaaatcatttcaagtgaaattaaaattattacacaaacATATTAATGAACAGCACTTGGATCATTTTGTATGCTGTAAAACTGTATTAGAATCAACCAAATCAACTTTAAATTGGGaaactacaaaaattaattttttaaatataatagaaaacctacaaaatgaattttcaataCGATTTTCTGATTTTTACGTACAAgagaataaaatcaaattgtttCAAAACCCTTTTTCTGTCGACATTGACGATGTTGAATCTAATTTACATATGGAAGTCATAGAATTGCAAAACAAcgatattcttaaaaatgcttttaaaGAAAGTAAtgacctaaaaatattttattcaagtcTTTctgaaatagattttaaaggCATTAAAAGTTTtgctaaaaaaatgattactgCTTTTGGTAGCACATATATTTGTGAACAGACATTCTCAATACTTAAATtccgaaaaaataaatattgttcacGGTTAAGCGATGAACACTTGAATGCTGTTTTAAGGATATCAACATCCAATTTAAAAGCGGATATAAATGAATTGGCGGGAAAAATTCAACCTCAAAAATCACACTAGtaacttaatatttgtatactaaatTGCATtcaagaattaattaataattatttttaaacttttaaattgtctctactaatgtatttaattaaaaattagttaataagcATAACTGCAatgttaaattcataatatgtttgttgctatctgtaaatatattagtattatttgttaaaattatattttttaatattttaattttgtatgcgGCCCTCCATTAAAAACTGAAACAAATTATGGCCCGTGTAGGTAAAAAGGTTGCCGACCCCTGACTTAAGAGGACGCAATAGTAAAAGTAAAACGTATGCAACGCTCCAGAGATGGCGTTGTGCACCGTATCGCCGCCGTCGCGGCAGGCCGTAACCACGCCCATTACCTCCGTGACTGGGTTCACGTACCGCAGTGTCGGGAGTGACGCTCTATTATAGGGATGGGAAGTTTCGTTCAGTTGGGTGAGCTAGTTCGGTCGTTCATCGTTCACTTAATTGAACTAGTTCACTGAACGATAtgcatatgtatattgtatatggttctgaattagaataaatttaaggAGGGAAACCAAAAGTTTCGTTCAGTTAGGGTGTTGTAGACATGTAGTTCATTGAGTTTCGTTCGTTCATCGTTCAAATTGAACGATACATGGACTGACGGATGTCGGATTGTAATGATTGTATACTTCGaaattcttaattaatttaactactattacaaatacatttttatattattattaaacaaatgcaagaacaatactatacatatataaatatatatataacataatatataaaataaaattacattgaataaatatttatatcgttCAACTTTATAGaaatacaaagtataaaatataaatatgtataaaaaaaaacgtagatAACTGTAGGTTCAACTGAAGTATAAAAGATtagaggtataatatattaaattaataaattataaaataatagtaataataaaaaataataatggaaaggtaggtaataggtatcttATCACATCTTTAGTTTAACTTTACCTAGCCTATTGGTAATTCTAtgctatatatagatatacctaaTCTATACATATCACAGAACATGCTATTACTTACCTAATACCTTGTtacttgttaaattattatagattttggtttaaaaaaagtatttgagaTGCTTTGCTTGGTTTAATCCGGTTTCTTTGGTCAGTTAATGTCATTCCAGCCTTACTAAAGAGTCTCTCACACGGAACAGATGTAGCAATAATGCATAGtctttttaatactaaattatataagcgGGGATATTGGGACTTTCTACTATTCCACCAGGTAAGAGGGTTTTCATGCCTATTTAAAATTGgttcattcaaatatttatcaacttCTATAATACTGGCTGCTTGTGGGTTATGTGAAGCTTTCTGTCTGTTATATTGCTCATCAAAGGATTTCCACAACAATGAACTTCTGGTAGTATTAGACTCATCACTCTGTTGTAGATTTTCATTATGTGAATTATTTACACCTTCAATTTGTACAGAACATACtttagttttcaatttattaagagcagtgttatatttgttgtcacttatatttaaaaatgccaatttttTGTATCGCGGATCCAATAGTGCAGCCTGTGTAACGAGATCATTGTCTTCTAGCGGTTTTAGACGAGTCAGTGTTTGTTGTTTCAAAGTAGATACCATTTCATGTATTTCAATTGGCAAACTTATATCTTGTTCGTACATTTTCATAGACTCTAAAATGACACcagtaaaaatcaatacagACGATAGTGTAACATATTGATCACCACAGATTTCCTTTGTCacctcataaaatatttctagaaCTACTGAAGCTTTTTCAACAATTATCCATTCTTCTGGAGTTAATATCTCTACATTTGCTTGAAGAACTGCCAATGTAGAATTTATAGCATCCTTAACTTTAACAAATCGTTGTAACATATCAAAAGTGGAGTTCCACCTAGTGACAACGTCTTGTGTGAGTTTCAGTTTTGGTAGATTCATCTGATCTTGAGTAGCATATAACTTGGCTAACGCATGATGGCTTCGCTTGAAGTATTCTACTATACTTTTAACCTTTTGGGTGATAGGTGAAATATGCTTAAGACCATTCTGGACAGCTAGGTTCAATGTGTGCGCAAAACACGAAACCTGACGATACTTAGTCTTTTGAATAGCACTTGTTACATTGGCAGCATTGTCACTGACAATTGCTGTCACTTTATGAGAAATATTCCAATTTCTCATAGTTGTAATAAGTTTTTCACTAATATTGTCACCTGTATGTCGTTCATCAAATTCTGTGCAATCAAGGCAGAAAGATTTCAATTGTGTgtctatatcaaaaaaatgagCAGTTGTGGCCATAAAACTTGTATTCTCATTTGAAGTCCAACAGTCTGTTGTGAGACATACAGCTATAGTTTGATCTATTAAACGTTGCACATCATTTTTAGAACTTTCATAAAGTcttggtataatattgttagataTGGTCTTCCTACTAGGTAATGTATATGAAggatttaacaaatttaaaaatttcttgaACTCAGGGTCTTCAACAATTGCAAATggataatatctaaaaaaattataccaagTACACTAAAAGTATGTATTACCTCTTCACAATCATTTTAGCAAGTTGTTcatcatattgtttttttttagtcactGAAATTGGTCGACTTTGTTGAACAAAGTCGGTCATTCGTGTTTGGGCATGTAGACGATTAGGTAGCTGTTGAAAATACTCAGATGCACCTGATGATGGAATTGGAGTCAAAACTGAACTGGTCTGTGCAACGTTAGGTGAACTAGAAGAAATAGTTGAGATGCTGATTGTTTGTATATCATGTTCAGCATGAGGTAACtcttaaatagtaataagttgacatttaagttaaaaattttttaaattttcaaataatattattatttttattaagcatgacaaataaaaacatgaaagTACCTCTTTGCTGATTGGATTCTTTCCAATTAATAGTCACTGTTGGATGTCTTGCTAGCAAatgtctttttaaattattcaggcTTCCACCTGCAGTACTCAATTTAATACTGCAGTAGCCACATTTAGCTTTATCACCTTCTACAGGCTCAAAATGATTCCATAGTTCAGAAGTTCTGCCTCTGTAGTATGGCATATTttctacttaaatttattaattttaatgtaattgattatttttaaactatatttttaaaatttccaaaCTGAACaaatcttaatataatttacattaataattttatgtttaaaaagtttgttcaattaaaacaatcataaaataacagatgcattaaaatattattatgaaattttaccattatttctataatataattaaaataattattttatttttatttgatttaaataatactaaagacATTTTTTCATAGATATTTCATACCAATTGaatgatgaatttaaaaattgttgtttttacatgtatatgaataaaaaagacCACATTTTAAAGAAGCCGAGGTCTCATACAAcattcatatacatattaaatattttagattttttacttttattagttttaaggtTGTTattcaaactatataatattgaaatattatattatttataaatataatttttcagtcCATT
This genomic window contains:
- the LOC126555811 gene encoding uncharacterized protein LOC126555811, which encodes MESWINLENNMNESESQQPNTYTEIGVESLFVSNSDNLSQDQLQHASKLSNNETNINSLSLPTISNDEILNMWDILKSWNLECVYQTCIDQLIDTDALKSMKSKHIGLLLTNFPLGIHIKFEKHLEEYQKNQGQQLDISILKPKLITETPVQNLTLQNTKPPAVGFDLNDILIKSTQGSMIIDYYYKQKKLNESSRSLLVEIIINDLIKKNRTMTIDLADNISNAIVKSFPTEIKDVYFLKDFSCKAPKGKVYAKYFNTMKRLKDVGLKSTKKIFEDKNILSRSQDQVDFYLNELAELCSLKGTTTGEDLFIEIDKTFKKLGLSWNKLVSVTTDGGRNMSELIKD
- the LOC114132646 gene encoding general transcription factor II-I repeat domain-containing protein 2A-like, whose amino-acid sequence is MVEERHEAPMIFHCIIHQEALCCKVLAWKDVMNIVVSTVNYIRKNALAHRQFKIFLEECDAEYGDVIYFSEVRWLSREKGKIVPELSNEKWVLNLAFLTDITTLLNELNTKLQENKIKLFQNPFSVDIDDVESNLHMEVIELQNNDILKNAFKESNDLKIFYSSLSEIDFKGIKSFAKKMITAFGSTYICEQTFSILKFRKNKYCSRLSDEHLNAVLRISTSNLKADINELAGKIQPQKSH
- the LOC126555810 gene encoding E3 SUMO-protein ligase ZBED1-like, producing MPYYRGRTSELWNHFEPVEGDKAKCGYCSIKLSTAGGSLNNLKRHLLARHPTVTINWKESNQQRELPHAEHDIQTISISTISSSSPNVAQTSSVLTPIPSSGASEYFQQLPNRLHAQTRMTDFVQQSRPISVTKKKQYDEQLAKMIVKRYYPFAIVEDPEFKKFLNLLNPSYTLPSRKTISNNIIPRLYESSKNDVQRLIDQTIAVCLTTDCWTSNENTSFMATTAHFFDIDTQLKSFCLDCTEFDERHTGDNISEKLITTMRNWNISHKVTAIVSDNAANVTSAIQKTKYRQVSCFAHTLNLAVQNGLKHISPITQKVKSIVEYFKRSHHALAKLYATQDQMNLPKLKLTQDVVTRWNSTFDMLQRFVKVKDAINSTLAVLQANVEILTPEEWIIVEKASVVLEIFYEVTKEICGDQYVTLSSVLIFTGVILESMKMYEQDISLPIEIHEMVSTLKQQTLTRLKPLEDNDLVTQAALLDPRYKKLAFLNIICSVQIEGVNNSHNENLQQSDESNTTRSSLLWKSFDEQYNRQKASHNPQAASIIEVDKYLNEPILNRHENPLTWWNSRKSQYPRLYNLVLKRLCIIATSVPCERLFSKAGMTLTDQRNRIKPSKASQILFLNQNL